The nucleotide sequence GGCTATGTCTCAGTGGAACGCCCGATTGGCACTGACAACAAACTTGATGTAGGTCTTGCCACGGACTCCAAGCAGTTGAGCGAAGTAGTAGTAACCGCCCTTGGTATCGAGCGAGACACTCGTTCATTAGGTTACGCTACACAGCAAATCAAAGCAGATCAGATTTCGCAAAAGTCAGAGCCAAACGTGCTTAGCGCACTCCAAGGCAAAGTGGCAGGCGTTAACATTGTTACGTCTAGTGGCTTACCAGGCGCTTCATCGAATATTAACATTCGTGGCATAACTTCTTTGGGTGGTAACAATCAGCCCTTGTTTGTGGTAGATGGTATTCCAATTAGCAATGATTTGGATCGTACTTCCAGCACACTGTTTGGGGCTCAGCAGTCAAACCGGGCAGCAGACATTGATCCAGAAAACATAGAAAGCATCAACATTCTGAAGGGTCCCGCTGCGGCTGCTCTTTATGGTTCGCGAGCTTCTTCTGGTGCTGTAATTATCACCACTAAGTCTGGTCGAAACGCAAACAAGAAGCTCGAGGTAACCGTTACTTCAGGCTTCTCGCTTCAGCGTGTATACGGTCTGATGGACCTACAGAACGATTACGGACAAGGTACTGGAGGTATAAATCAGTTAACGAACGGAGATCCAAATACCGGTGGCACAAACTCTTGGGGCCCTCGTTTTGGCACTACTCCTACGCTAGCCAACGGCCTGCTCTATAGAGCCGCTGATGGTAGTATTCAGGAACAAGATTACCGAGCATATCCTAATAACATCAAGGATTTCTACCGCCAGGGTCAGATTCTGCAGAATGGTGTAAACATTGCAGGTGGCAATGCTGACCAAAATTTGTCGCTAAGTGTGAATAACACTAGCCAAAAAGGCGTTACGGAAAACTCTAAATTAAATCGTACTAGCATTCAATTGGGTGGCAATACTACACTGCTCAACAAATTACGGGCGGGCGGGTCTGTCAACTTTATTCAGACCAACCAACTAGGGCCTCAGCAGGGTAATGGTGGTTCGCCATTTGGACGTTTGAACGTAGTACCGCGCAGTTACAACTTGCAAGGCCTGCCCTATATTGATCCTAACACAGGACGGAACATACCATTTGCTGGGGGTGAAAATCCACTGTGGAGCTTGCTACGCAATTCTTCTACTTCCAACCTCACTCGCTTCATTAACATAGCTAACTTGAGCTATGAAGTAACGCCTTGGTTGAACGTAGCCTATCGTGCAGGACTTGACACGTATACTGACCGTCGCAAACAGATATACGACATCAGTTCGACACGTGCTGCTGCTGGACAAGTGATTGATCAGACATTGTTCCGGAGTGAAATCAACGGTGATTTGTTGGTGACCTTGAAAAAGGATAATGTTTTTGCAGAAGGTCTCAACGCGAACCTTTTATTGGGTCAAAATATCAACCAGCGCCGCAGACAGGAAGTGTTTGCCCAAGGCGACAACCTAACGCTGCCTAACTTTTACAACCTAGCAAACGCTACTACCTTCTCTAATGGTACAAGTGAAGTAAATTCAACACGTCGTCTCCTAGGGTACTATGGACAGTTGTCGCTCTCGTACAACAACTACTTGTTCTTAGAACTCACAGGTCGTGCCGATCAGTCTTCGACACTGCCTAAGGAGAACAACACTTTCTTCTATCCGTCAGCAACGGCTAGCTTCGTATTCACTGATGCCTTCAAGATATCTAACGATTTTTTCTCATACGGTAAAATTCGGGGTAACATATCGCAAGTAGGCCGCGATGCAGATCCATACCTGCTCAACACAACCTATGGAGTAGCCACGCAAGGCAACAACGTGGCTAGTGTTAGCTTCCCGTTCATTATCAATAATGCGAACTACGCTGGCTTTGATATTGGAAACCGTTTGGGTAGCCAAGCACTGACACCGGAATTCACTAATTCGTACGAAGTAGGAACCAACCTGGGCTTTTTCAACAACAAGCTGACATTCGACCTGACATACTTTAAGACTGTCAGTGAGAGTCAAATCCTTGACGTATCCACAGCTCCCTCTTCTGGTTTCTTAACACGCACCACCAACGTGGGCCGCGTGGATAACAGCGGCTACGAGGCTTTGGTGAACATTACCCCAGTAAGTGCCAATGATTTTCGCTGGGATGTAAGCGTCAACTTCACTCGTATCCGCAACAAAGTGCTGGAGATTTCTGAGGGCGTGACTCAATCGCAAATTGCGGGTGCCACCTTCACAGGAACAAGCCCATCATTTGTAGTGAATCAACCTTACGGTGTTATCAGAGGACAGAAAAAACCCCGTGTAACCGATCGTAACAGTCCTTATTACGACCAATATATCATCAATCCGGCTACCGGCCTATTCGCGCCTGAGTTAACCAACCAGCTAATTTCTAATCCAAACCCAGATTGGCAGGCTGGCATTAACAACACAGTAAGCTACAAAGGCCTCACAGCTTCTTTCTTGGTTGATGCTGTGTATGGCGGTGATGTAATCTCCTTCACCGCTGGCACATTCAAAGGCAACGGTTCTTTGGAAGAAACTGGTAAAAACCGTGAAGCGCCCCGCGTAATACCGGGCGTCATTGCAAATGCTGACGGTACCTATCGTCCAAATGATATTCAGGTTGACGCTCAATCCTACTGGGGAAGCTTCGGTCTGCAAAGTGATTTGAACGTGTATGACGCTACGGTTTATCGCCTACGTGAAGTAACACTGGGCTATACACTTCCTAAAGGGCTACTGGAGCGCACGCCATTTGGACAGGCTACTATATCGCTATCAGGCCGTAACCTGTTCTATTACGCTCCCAATGCTCCTTTTGACCCGGAAGTAAACACTCAAGGCGCTGGCAACATCCGCGGCTTGGAATTACAAGGTTCGCCTAATGCCCGCAACTACGGCATCAACTTGCGCTTCACTTTGTAATACAGCTTCAACAAAGCATTTCGATTTTAAAACATGAGATATCAGAAATACATTGGTCTTACGCTAGCAGGAGTGGTAGCCCTCGGCGCTACAAGCTGCGTGGAAGACTTTCTCGACGTAAACACAACCCCTAACAACAGCCTTACTGCTCCTCCAAGTGTGTTGCTCACTAGCAGCATCATCACTACGGGCTTCTCTAATGGCAACGAAATCAATCGTATTTCGTCGTTGCTAGTACAACATGTAGCGGGCACGGCCAACCAGGCATCGGGTCAAGATGTGTATAACATCCGTGGCGGACTTGATAACCAATGGCAGTTTGAGCAGTACGCGGGTGTCCTCGAAAACACAAACACCCTCATAACAGTAGCAAATACTGCTACTAGCCCTGCTTATTCAGGTATTGCAAAATTGCTCAAGGCTTACAACTTTGCGATGGTAACAGACTTATGGGGAGATATTCCATATTCGGAAGCTCTTCAGGGTTTGGCCAAGCTGCAGCCTCGTTTTGATCGGCAGGAGGATATTTACAAAGGTTCTGCCGACGTCCAGAGCCTTGATGCACTAGTAAAAGAAGGCCTCGCGGAAATTGATCAGCAAAGTACGCTGGTTCCTTCTGCCGTTGATGATCCAGTATACCGAGGCGACCTTGCCAAATGGAAGCGCATGGGCAATACGCTTCGCTTAAAATTGGCTAATACCATCAGCCGTAAAGAGCCAGCTTTAGCTAAGGCTATCATTGACGAGGTAATTAGAGGCAATAATTTCATTGCTAGCAACACTGACGATTTTCAAGTTCCGTTCGGTGGTACTGTAGGTAACCGTAACCCTATCTATGACTTCAACGGGGTCAACGTAACTGGCTCTGTTGCGGGACAGCGCGAACTCGATCTCACATTGAGTCAGCGTCTGTTGGATAGTATGCGTACTAAGAATGACCCGCGCCTACCGATCTACTTCAATACAGTTCCTGCGAGTACTGCAGGCTCGACCACCACTCCGCTTGGTGTCTTCTACGGTTATCAAAACGGCAACAATATTGCAGCACCAACCGCGAAAGCTAACCGCTCCAAGTACAACGTTTATTTCACTGGCAACGCAGGAGAAGCACCTATTCGCCTACTTACAAACTTTCAACGTTTGTTCATTATGGCAGAATCGGCCCTTATACTAGGGACGTCAACGGGCGGTAGCACCGTGCAGGGTCTATACCAAGATGCCATTCGTGCTTCTATGAGCAAGGCAGGTATTTCGAATGAAGCTATAGAAACTTACTTCGCCAATAACCCTAGCGTAGTGAACCTGTCGCCAGCAACTGATGACGCTACCAAGCAGAAGAATCTTAATAAGATTATAACGCAAAAATGGATTGCTTGGGTAGGCAATGGGTACGAAGCCTACAATGATTACCGCCGGACTGGATACCCAAGATTGGCGTTGGTACTAAATGCACAAGGTGATGATCCTACCAAAATTCCGAAGCGCTTCGTGTATCCGGCCTCTGAAAGCTCTGGTAATGCTGCTAATGCTCCTAACCCAGTTCCTGGTACTATCGAACCCGTATGGTGGGACGTTGATTAGTGGTCGGTCTCAGCATCAATTCTCATTTTACTCCTCATGAAAAATCATTTCATAAAACTTTGCGCTATCGTCTTTTTATCAGCTGGCTTTTTTGCCTGCGAAAAAGACTATGGTGATAATTTGGGTCCGGTAGAAGACAGCTTAGCGAGTATACCTGTTACGGTATCTAATGCCGAATTCACAGAACGCTACCCAGTTATTACCACTTCCGTTAGCGCTGGTGGCAACTTCACCATCAACTTTGAAATTCCTGCTGACAAGGGAAAGATTGCTGCAATTACGAAAGTAGCTACAGGCCCGTCTGCTATATCCAATTTAGCAAATCTGAATTCAACTGCTGCTGCTTCCTCTTTGAACACTGCTCCTATTGCAGGCAATGGGACCAACCAAATTTCCTTTACTTCGACTTTGGCAGATTACTTGGCTTACCGCATAAGGAATGGAGCGGCTTTTGGTCCCGTCGCAACAACAGGTAACCCTCCAGTAGCAGTAGTTCCAACTGCTCTACCGGCTCCTAGCACAAACAACATACCTACGGAAATCCAGTATTATTTCCGCTTAACACTGGAAGATGGCACTACTATTGTCCCGATGCCAGTACGAGTAAGATTGATTCCTTAAGTTTCAACAGACAATAAAAAGAGCCCTCTGTATGATACAGAGGGCTCTTTTTGTTTAGCCACATGCACACTGATAGGACAATACCGCTCACAATACAGTTGCTTAGTTACTCTAGTTTTACTTTCAGAGTTGAGAAGCAAACTTTTATAGACTATTCAACTAGCAGCTGATAGAAGAGCACGTATTAGCAGCACGCGTTAAAGGTCTTTCAGCCCTACGATTGTCTCCTCTCCAAAGCTGCTAGGCTTTTGCAGCCACCCTACTACCTTATCTGCTACCACCTCTGGCTCTAGTAGTTTACCCTCTGCATGCAAGGCAGAAAACTTAGAAGCCTCGCTAAAGCTGTGAACATCAGCATCTCGGATGTGCTCTTGCATAGCAGTATCTAGCACGCCTGGTGACAAGCTGCGTAAGCGGATTCCAGAGCCTCGTAAGTCTTGCTCTTTCTGTGCAGTGCGAGTTAGCGCATCAAGAGCGGCTTTGGAGGCACTGTAGGCTCCCCATCCGTCTACGGCACGTTGGGCGGCTCCGCTGCTGATATTTAGGATGGTACGAGGGATACTGGTTTGCTGGGAATAAGCACTTAGAAAGGTGTTCATTAGCATAGCGGGTGCTATTACATTGACATTGAACACAAATTCGAAATGCTCGTTCTGATGCTCACCTAGGTAGCCAATGTTACCCAACACCGCAGCATTATTGATGAGCGTTATGCTAGCGGCGCCCGGACAGGCAGGGAACACTTTGTGTAGGTTGTTCTCTACTGCTGTGATGTCGGATAGGTCGAGCGGCTGGTGTTGATACCGCTCGTGCGTGATAGTAGCGTGGCGTGACACTCCCAAAACATGTGTATCAGATTGGCGTAACACAGCTTCGGCTAGTGCTTTGCCTAAACCACGGCTGGCGCCGGTAATGATGTAGTAGTGCATGCGAAACAGATGACAGGATAAACGAAAAGTGCCGTCAGTGGCCAAAAGAAGCCCCGCACTAGATACGCGGAGAGTCACTTGTCCGTTGACGGCACTTGTTTTTTCGCTTGTTCAAGCGAAGCTATTTTACAGAATATACTGCGATACGTCGCGGTTCCGGACCATGCCTTGTAGGCGCTCGTCTACTAATTCGCGGGTGATGAGGATGTGGGCGTTGGGACCGATAAGATCTGGTACATCGAAGAGAATATCGTTGAGCAAGCGGCTCATAACCGTATGCAACCGGCGCGCTCCAATATTTTCCACTTCGGCATTCACTTCAAACGCTATTTCTGCCAAGCGCTCCAAAGCAGAATCCTCGAACGTCAGAAATACATCCTCGGCTAGTAACAGAGCTTCGTATTGCTTGGTAAGAGCATTTTTTGGGTCTTTCAAGATGCGGAAGAAGTCATCTTTGGTAAGACTTTGAAGTTCCACCCGGATAGGGAAACGGCCTTGCAACTCCGGTATTAGGTCAGACGGTTTGGCTACGTGGAAGGCTCCGGCAGCTATAAACAAAATGTGGTCGGTGTTGATGATGCCGTATTTGGTGCTCACGGCCGAGCCTTCAACTATCGGTAGCAGGTCGCGCTGCACGCCTTCACGGCTAACATCGGGGCCGCCACCGCCTTTGCTGCTCCGGCTCGCTACTTTATCAATTTCATCAATGAAAATGATACCTGCATTTTCAGCTTGCCGAATAGCTTCATCTTTCACCTCATCCATGTCGATGAGCTTGGCGGCTTCTTCGTCCAGCAGAATCTTACGCGCTTCTGCAATAGTGACTTTCCGCTTGCGCGTTTTCTTGGGCATCATTGCGCCTAGCATGTCCTGCAAGCCGGCCATGGAAGCTTCATCTATGCCCGGAGCACCGCCAACAACACCAATACCTGGTGCTCCGCCTTGCTGCACTTTGATTTCGATTTTACGGTCGTCTAACTCGCCGCTGCGAATTTTGTCGCGGAATTTCTCACGCGTGCGTTCGTTTAGCTCGTAGTCGGAGTCGGGCATGGTGGAGCCGTCAGGCAGACTGCCAAAACCCACAGAAGGCTTGCTTATTGAACCACCGCTGCTCACAGGCGGAATAAGGGCATCCAAAATCAGATCTTCAACAGCTTGCGCAGCCTGTACTTTCACAGCTTCTTTGCGGCGTTGCTTCACTTGGTTCACTGATTGCTCCACTAGGTCGCGAACCATGCTTTCCACGTCCCGGCCAACATAGCCTACTTCCGTGAATTTAGAGGCTTCTACTTTGGTGAAGGGGGCATCGGCAATGGCGGCTAGGCGGCGCGCAATTTCTGTTTTACCGACGCCGGTAGAGCCTATCATCAGAATGTTGTTGGGCACAATTTCGCGCTGCATGTCGGCGGGGGCATGCAACCGGCGCCAGCGGTTACGCAGAGCAATGGCAACGTGGCGCTTGGCTTCGTGCTGACCAATGATGTATTTATCAAGCTCGGCCACAATTTGGGCCGGGGTAAGGAAACTGCTGGAATCAAGCATAAGAAAAGTCGATCAATAAAATCTTTCCGAAAAGTAATAAACGTCCTGTTGTGAATAGGACGCCCTGCTGTTGCGTAGTAACAACAGATACACGTACGGTTTTGCCAGTTGCTTCGCTGGATTTTGCTTTCTGCCCTTTCTTCAGGAGCAAGACGCGTCTTACTGTAGCGCCGAGTTACTGCGTTTTGGTGAACAGCGTGTTCAGGTTACGCGCAATAGTGAAGTAGTTGGCAGCTCCGCTGGCATGCATGCCAGCGCGCGTGTAGTCGAGCTGAAATTGACTGATACGCAGCATCACGCCAAAGGCAATGCCTGCGCCGCCACTTACATTGTCGAGGCGCAGCTCGCGGCGCTGCAGGTGGTTGTAGCCGACCCGCAGGTTGAGGTTTTTGCCTAGAATCAGCTCTCCACCCACTGCAAAGTGCCGGGCAATTTTATCACCAACCGTCTTTTTCTTCTTTATGCTTTCGCCGTTCTCATCGAGTTGGCCACGCTGGTTGGGGTCCAGATACACAATGTCGAACTGCTGCAAATGATGCGCGGTAATAGTAAACCGCAACGGCATGTGCTCGGGCTTGATAGAGGCCCCAATCTGGACATCCAGAGGCATGGGCTCCCTACTAGCACCAGCATACGGCTTGAGTTGGTATCCTACGTTGCGTGCTGCTAAGCCAACCGTAAAGTCTTGCTCTGGGTGTTTGAAAACGGCGCCAACATCAGCAAGCACACCCACCGAATGATTACCGGAAATACCCGATACTGCCAACTTTGCTGTGCCTGCCAGCGTGAAGTTGCCTTGCGTGTATGAATCAGCAACGCTCAAGGCATACTCGTTCACTGAAAACTCTCCCATGGGGTTGCCAGCGGCATCATACTGCTCGAACTTACCGTAGCTTAAGTAGGTCAAGCCGATGCCAAAGCGGCCAGCTTTTTCGGTATTGAATGCATAAGCAGCCGTGCTTTGCTTGATATCGGCCAGATAGTCAACGAAGCTTAGTGCCAGCCGGCCCTCCATATCTGCGTTCAGCAAAGCGGGGTTGCTTAGAAACATCGTCGGGTCAGAATCCCGGGACGATACGTTGACGCCACCCAAGGCAGCAGTTTTGGCGCCCGGTGGCAGGTTCAAAAAAGAGAAGGCCTGCTGTCCGCCAATCTGAGCGGCGGCAGGGATGTTGCTCAACCCCAAGCCAATACATACTATAGCAATAACCCGGCAGTGTAGCAGTCGAATCATACAAACAAGATACAGCGTTTAAAGAAGGTTGCGAATCTAAGACGCACGGCCAAGCATTTTATTGCGCGCCATAAATGAGTTCAGGGGCACACCACTCGTTCCTACCTGGTATCGGACAACACTCCTGTGCCTCACAACCAGAAACGAGCAGCATGCCCCTGCATATTCACTTACTGAACTTCTACGCTTGACACTGGCGCTGCTAGAGGCTCATCACGAACTACGAGTTTCAAGGGGTGCTCCACCAGTTCGTCTAGCAAAGCAACCTTTAACACGTCGTCCACCCGGTCGGCATAATGGATAGTTACCTCTTTGAGGTATTCGGCTGATATTTCAAGGATATCCTTGCGGTTCTTGCTGCACAGAATAATGTCGCGGATACCGGCGCGCTTGGCAGCCAGAATCTTTTCCTTGATACCTCCTACCGGCAGCACCTTGCCACGCAGCGTTATTTCACCGGTCATAGCCAAATGGCTCCGGATTTTGCGTTGCGTAAACACCGATGCAATGCTGGTAAAAATGGCAATACCGGCACTAGGGCCATCTTTCGGCACGGCACCTTCGGGGAAGTGGATGTGCAGGTCATACTGATCGAAGAGGCGGTAATCAATGCCTAACTCCTCAGCGCGGCTACGCAAATAGCTTAAGGCGGTGATGGCTGATTCTTTCATCACATCACCCAGCTGACCCGACAACGTCAGCTTACCGCGGCCCCGGCTTAGCAAGCTTTCGATAAAGAGGATGTCGCCTCCTACCGAGGTCCAGGCAAGACCCGTCACCACTCCGGCCGTTTCGTTGTCTTGGTATATATCCCGGTCAAAGATGGCGGGGCCTAGGATCCGCTCGATATCCTTGGGCTCCAATGAGGCAGGAAAGGCCTCACTCATGGCCTTGCTCTTGGCAATATTGCGCACAACGCCACCCAATTTACGCTCCAAGCTCCGCACTCCCGACTCACGCGTGTAGTCGTCGATGACGCGCTGTAAGGCGGCAGTTGTAATGGCCACGTCCTTGATGCTCAGGCCATGGTCGGTGAGTTGCTTGGGCCACAGGTGCTTTTTGGCAATCTGGGTTTTCTCTTCCAGCGTGTAGCCCGTCAAATCAATTATCTCCATCCGGTCGCGCAGGGCAGGCTGAATGGTGTCGAGCGAGTTGGCAGTTGCAATGAACAGCACCCGGCTCAGGTCGTACTCCACTTCCAGATAATTATCGGTGAAAGTAGAATTCTGCTCGGGGTCTAGTACTTCCAGCAGTGCCGACGATGGGTCGCCCCGGAAATCGGAAGCTAACTTATCTATTTCGTCGAGTACAATGACGGGGTTGGAAGCACCCGCTTTTTTAATCTGTGAGATGATACGGCCCGGCATAGCGCCCACGTAGGTTTTGCGGTGCCCCCGGATTTCCGCTTCGTCGCGGACGCCACCCAAGCTCATGCGCACATACTTACGGCCCAGCGCCTTGGCAATGGAACGCCCTAAGCTGGTTTTACCAACGCCGGGTGGTCCATACAGGCACAGAATAGGGGCCTTCATGTCCTGCTTGAGCTTAAGCACCGCCAAGTATTCCACAATGCGCTCCTTCACCTTCTCCATGCCGTAGTGGTCGGCATCCAGAATCTTGCGGGTACGCTTGAGGTTGAAGTTGTCTTTGGTTTGCTCGCCCCAAGGCAAGTCCAACAGAAACTCCACGTAGTTTACACTCAATGGATATTCGGCAGCCTGTGGGTTCACCCGACTCAGCTTATCTAGTTCTTTGCTGAAGTGCTTGGCCACTGTTTCGGGCCACTGCTTGAGCTTGGCGCGCTGCCGGAACTTATCAACGTCCTGGTCGGGACCTTCGGAGCCGCCTAGCTCGTCCTGCAACACTTTGATCTGCTGGCGCAGGAAATAGTCGCGCTGTTGCTGATCGATGTCGGTGTGGACCTTGCTCTGGATTTCGTGCTTGATTTCCAGATGCTGAATCTCCTTCATCATCATTTCCAGCAGCATGGTGCCGCGCTCCACTCCATCATTGATTTCGAGCAGCTTTTGCTTCTGCCCTACTTCCACATTGATGTTGGAACTCAGAAAATGGGTGAGGAAGGCCGGTGATTCAATGTTGTCGAGGGCCACTTGGGCTTCCTGTGGAATCTCGGGATTGAGCCGGAGCATCTTGGCAGCCGCATCCTTCAACGACGCCACCAAGCCTTTCACTTCCTTGGTGTTCTTGGTTGGAAACGTCTCGGCGAAGTAGTTGACCCGGGCCGTGAGGTAGGGCGTAACCTGGGTTTGCTCTTCAATATGAAAGCGGCTCTGCCCCTGAATAATGACCGTGGTATTGCCATCGGGCAGCACCAGCAGCTTCAGAATCCGGGCCATTGTACCTACCTCGTACAAGTCGGCAAGGGCAGGATCTTCGTGCTGATTGTTTTTCTGGGCCACTACCCCTACCAGTTTGTCGCCCCGATAGGCTTTGCGCACCAAACGGACGCTTTTCTTGCGTGTAACCGTCACGGGCAGTACCACTCCGGGGAACAACACGGTATTGCGCACTGGGAGTAAAGGCAACGTGGCGGGTGCATCCTGCATGTCAAGAGGCTGCTCGGGGTCAGTAGCCACAATAGAAACCACTTCGGCGGGATTATCGGCGGACATCAATAGAAAAGACGATGAAAAGCGGGTGGAATTATATACATACTCGGAGCAAAAGGCAGCGGCAGCCAGCGGTGCCAGAATGACAGGAACACAACGGCTACCCTCGCTCAATGGCGAGCGGACTTCCGAAGATACTAGTTTGACAAGTGTTGTGCCACGCTGAGCTACTCAAGACCTGGCATACGGAGCCCTCGAAACCCAGCCAGACCGGCAGAACATGAATAGGGTTGCTATATAGCATTAATCCGACGGTTAGTACCTGAAAATTCCTATTTTTGACCTTTATCGCGCCACGCTGTCTGGCTCCTGCGCTTTCTATCGTTATGTCTCGCTTGTTTCGCACATTTCTACTGCTGTTATTCTTGGGGCTGCCCGTTGCAGGTTGGGCCCAACAGAGCAGTCCTGCTCCACTACGCCAACGCAAGTTA is from Hymenobacter tibetensis and encodes:
- the porQ gene encoding type IX secretion system protein PorQ, whose protein sequence is MIRLLHCRVIAIVCIGLGLSNIPAAAQIGGQQAFSFLNLPPGAKTAALGGVNVSSRDSDPTMFLSNPALLNADMEGRLALSFVDYLADIKQSTAAYAFNTEKAGRFGIGLTYLSYGKFEQYDAAGNPMGEFSVNEYALSVADSYTQGNFTLAGTAKLAVSGISGNHSVGVLADVGAVFKHPEQDFTVGLAARNVGYQLKPYAGASREPMPLDVQIGASIKPEHMPLRFTITAHHLQQFDIVYLDPNQRGQLDENGESIKKKKTVGDKIARHFAVGGELILGKNLNLRVGYNHLQRRELRLDNVSGGAGIAFGVMLRISQFQLDYTRAGMHASGAANYFTIARNLNTLFTKTQ
- the lon gene encoding endopeptidase La, encoding MSADNPAEVVSIVATDPEQPLDMQDAPATLPLLPVRNTVLFPGVVLPVTVTRKKSVRLVRKAYRGDKLVGVVAQKNNQHEDPALADLYEVGTMARILKLLVLPDGNTTVIIQGQSRFHIEEQTQVTPYLTARVNYFAETFPTKNTKEVKGLVASLKDAAAKMLRLNPEIPQEAQVALDNIESPAFLTHFLSSNINVEVGQKQKLLEINDGVERGTMLLEMMMKEIQHLEIKHEIQSKVHTDIDQQQRDYFLRQQIKVLQDELGGSEGPDQDVDKFRQRAKLKQWPETVAKHFSKELDKLSRVNPQAAEYPLSVNYVEFLLDLPWGEQTKDNFNLKRTRKILDADHYGMEKVKERIVEYLAVLKLKQDMKAPILCLYGPPGVGKTSLGRSIAKALGRKYVRMSLGGVRDEAEIRGHRKTYVGAMPGRIISQIKKAGASNPVIVLDEIDKLASDFRGDPSSALLEVLDPEQNSTFTDNYLEVEYDLSRVLFIATANSLDTIQPALRDRMEIIDLTGYTLEEKTQIAKKHLWPKQLTDHGLSIKDVAITTAALQRVIDDYTRESGVRSLERKLGGVVRNIAKSKAMSEAFPASLEPKDIERILGPAIFDRDIYQDNETAGVVTGLAWTSVGGDILFIESLLSRGRGKLTLSGQLGDVMKESAITALSYLRSRAEELGIDYRLFDQYDLHIHFPEGAVPKDGPSAGIAIFTSIASVFTQRKIRSHLAMTGEITLRGKVLPVGGIKEKILAAKRAGIRDIILCSKNRKDILEISAEYLKEVTIHYADRVDDVLKVALLDELVEHPLKLVVRDEPLAAPVSSVEVQ
- a CDS encoding SusD/RagB family nutrient-binding outer membrane lipoprotein, with translation MEDFLDVNTTPNNSLTAPPSVLLTSSIITTGFSNGNEINRISSLLVQHVAGTANQASGQDVYNIRGGLDNQWQFEQYAGVLENTNTLITVANTATSPAYSGIAKLLKAYNFAMVTDLWGDIPYSEALQGLAKLQPRFDRQEDIYKGSADVQSLDALVKEGLAEIDQQSTLVPSAVDDPVYRGDLAKWKRMGNTLRLKLANTISRKEPALAKAIIDEVIRGNNFIASNTDDFQVPFGGTVGNRNPIYDFNGVNVTGSVAGQRELDLTLSQRLLDSMRTKNDPRLPIYFNTVPASTAGSTTTPLGVFYGYQNGNNIAAPTAKANRSKYNVYFTGNAGEAPIRLLTNFQRLFIMAESALILGTSTGGSTVQGLYQDAIRASMSKAGISNEAIETYFANNPSVVNLSPATDDATKQKNLNKIITQKWIAWVGNGYEAYNDYRRTGYPRLALVLNAQGDDPTKIPKRFVYPASESSGNAANAPNPVPGTIEPVWWDVD
- a CDS encoding SDR family NAD(P)-dependent oxidoreductase — encoded protein: MHYYIITGASRGLGKALAEAVLRQSDTHVLGVSRHATITHERYQHQPLDLSDITAVENNLHKVFPACPGAASITLINNAAVLGNIGYLGEHQNEHFEFVFNVNVIAPAMLMNTFLSAYSQQTSIPRTILNISSGAAQRAVDGWGAYSASKAALDALTRTAQKEQDLRGSGIRLRSLSPGVLDTAMQEHIRDADVHSFSEASKFSALHAEGKLLEPEVVADKVVGWLQKPSSFGEETIVGLKDL
- a CDS encoding SusC/RagA family TonB-linked outer membrane protein, coding for MNKTLLMSPVLMVGLLQQVAAQDRSISGKVTDRQTSEGLPGVTVLLKGTTNGVSTNSDGSFNLNNVPAAGGTLVFSSVGYVSVERPIGTDNKLDVGLATDSKQLSEVVVTALGIERDTRSLGYATQQIKADQISQKSEPNVLSALQGKVAGVNIVTSSGLPGASSNINIRGITSLGGNNQPLFVVDGIPISNDLDRTSSTLFGAQQSNRAADIDPENIESINILKGPAAAALYGSRASSGAVIITTKSGRNANKKLEVTVTSGFSLQRVYGLMDLQNDYGQGTGGINQLTNGDPNTGGTNSWGPRFGTTPTLANGLLYRAADGSIQEQDYRAYPNNIKDFYRQGQILQNGVNIAGGNADQNLSLSVNNTSQKGVTENSKLNRTSIQLGGNTTLLNKLRAGGSVNFIQTNQLGPQQGNGGSPFGRLNVVPRSYNLQGLPYIDPNTGRNIPFAGGENPLWSLLRNSSTSNLTRFINIANLSYEVTPWLNVAYRAGLDTYTDRRKQIYDISSTRAAAGQVIDQTLFRSEINGDLLVTLKKDNVFAEGLNANLLLGQNINQRRRQEVFAQGDNLTLPNFYNLANATTFSNGTSEVNSTRRLLGYYGQLSLSYNNYLFLELTGRADQSSTLPKENNTFFYPSATASFVFTDAFKISNDFFSYGKIRGNISQVGRDADPYLLNTTYGVATQGNNVASVSFPFIINNANYAGFDIGNRLGSQALTPEFTNSYEVGTNLGFFNNKLTFDLTYFKTVSESQILDVSTAPSSGFLTRTTNVGRVDNSGYEALVNITPVSANDFRWDVSVNFTRIRNKVLEISEGVTQSQIAGATFTGTSPSFVVNQPYGVIRGQKKPRVTDRNSPYYDQYIINPATGLFAPELTNQLISNPNPDWQAGINNTVSYKGLTASFLVDAVYGGDVISFTAGTFKGNGSLEETGKNREAPRVIPGVIANADGTYRPNDIQVDAQSYWGSFGLQSDLNVYDATVYRLREVTLGYTLPKGLLERTPFGQATISLSGRNLFYYAPNAPFDPEVNTQGAGNIRGLELQGSPNARNYGINLRFTL
- the hslU gene encoding ATP-dependent protease ATPase subunit HslU, translating into MLDSSSFLTPAQIVAELDKYIIGQHEAKRHVAIALRNRWRRLHAPADMQREIVPNNILMIGSTGVGKTEIARRLAAIADAPFTKVEASKFTEVGYVGRDVESMVRDLVEQSVNQVKQRRKEAVKVQAAQAVEDLILDALIPPVSSGGSISKPSVGFGSLPDGSTMPDSDYELNERTREKFRDKIRSGELDDRKIEIKVQQGGAPGIGVVGGAPGIDEASMAGLQDMLGAMMPKKTRKRKVTIAEARKILLDEEAAKLIDMDEVKDEAIRQAENAGIIFIDEIDKVASRSSKGGGGPDVSREGVQRDLLPIVEGSAVSTKYGIINTDHILFIAAGAFHVAKPSDLIPELQGRFPIRVELQSLTKDDFFRILKDPKNALTKQYEALLLAEDVFLTFEDSALERLAEIAFEVNAEVENIGARRLHTVMSRLLNDILFDVPDLIGPNAHILITRELVDERLQGMVRNRDVSQYIL